A genome region from Panicum virgatum strain AP13 chromosome 4K, P.virgatum_v5, whole genome shotgun sequence includes the following:
- the LOC120703050 gene encoding uncharacterized protein LOC120703050, producing the protein MDAAGGGGGGADEADAAFFSRRGHRCCGCFWAPPWAAASSPSPSPRARRAEPAGEEWWHRVGGGGGGAAAGRRRWWRRGVDALMKAREWSELVAGPRWKTFIRRLRFRRGGPRHGAGGGKLSYDPLSYALNFDGGGGGPEGDDDYAGHLDFSARFVAPPPASARSSMDLGGRDAPPLFLHQAHSPRAPPAAARG; encoded by the coding sequence AtggacgccgccggcgggggcggtggcggcgccgacgaggcgGACGCCGCCTTCTTCTCCCGGCGCGGGCaccgctgctgcggctgcttcTGGGCGCCACCgtgggcggcggcctcctcgccgtccccgtccccgcgcgcgcgccgcgcggagCCGGCGGGCGAGGAGTGGTGGCACCGcgtcgggggcgggggcggcggggcggcggcgggccgccgccggtggtggcggcgcggggtgGACGCGCTGATGAAGGCGCGGGAGTGGTCGGAGCTGGTGGCCGGCCCGCGGTGGAAGACCTTCATCCGCCGGCTCCGgttccgccgcggcggcccgcgccacggggccggcggcgggaagcTCAGCTACGACCCGCTCAGCTACGCGCTCAacttcgacggcggcggcggcgggcccgaGGGCGACGACGACTACGCGGGGCACCTCGACTTCTCCGCGCGcttcgtcgcgccgccgccggcctccgccaggTCGTCCATGGACCTCGGCGGCCgcgacgcgccgccgctgtTCCTCCACCAGGCGCactccccgcgcgcgcccccggCCGCGGCCAGGGGCTGA